A stretch of Shewanella dokdonensis DNA encodes these proteins:
- a CDS encoding acyl-CoA thioesterase: MKYYSRRLIKHEHLNPAGSLFGGQLLSWIDEEAAIFAGCQMKSRNHVTKLISEINFMTAAKLGDVIEFGLELISMGHTSITVRCEVRNKQTLAPIVSIDKMVFVNVNEAVPPVPHGATADAAA, from the coding sequence ATGAAGTATTACAGTCGCCGATTGATTAAGCATGAACATCTGAATCCCGCGGGTTCACTTTTCGGTGGCCAACTACTCAGTTGGATTGATGAAGAAGCGGCAATATTTGCCGGATGTCAGATGAAAAGTCGCAACCATGTCACCAAATTGATCTCTGAAATCAACTTTATGACAGCCGCAAAATTAGGGGATGTAATTGAATTTGGCTTGGAACTGATCAGTATGGGCCACACGTCGATTACCGTGCGCTGTGAAGTGCGCAATAAGCAAACCCTGGCACCTATCGTTAGCATTGACAAGATGGTGTTTGTCAACGTCAACGAGGCAGTACCGCCCGTTCCCCACGGTGCAACTGCCGACGCCGCAGCTTAA
- a CDS encoding HDOD domain-containing protein — protein sequence MSTEHQLLVSLLKKLKYDTLVLPTLPEVAIRVQEVMGRQDSSLKQVAEVIGQDAAISARLIKVANSAFYSRGVKAENISQAVTRIGLTQIKSIVTSIAMEQLFISTNEMVWEVMDEVWGTSIEVTAAAASMLLMYKAQHPEIQLNYDTLTLAGLVHNIGALPVLTEAESHPELFCSIEQLRALVRKLQGPIGRAVLNSWAFTPEVTEVVERWADLHYLPEAVTYLDFIRAAAFYVGELRAGPELQQRLDVFINKGLPVTPEDLASDEFLEHFHSIKASYD from the coding sequence ATGTCAACAGAGCACCAACTGTTGGTCAGTCTTCTGAAAAAATTAAAATACGATACGTTGGTTCTGCCAACGCTGCCGGAAGTGGCAATTCGGGTGCAGGAAGTGATGGGGCGTCAGGATTCCAGTTTGAAGCAGGTCGCTGAAGTTATCGGTCAGGATGCCGCAATTTCTGCCCGGCTCATTAAAGTCGCGAACAGCGCTTTTTACAGCCGAGGTGTTAAAGCCGAAAATATCAGCCAGGCCGTTACTCGCATCGGGTTGACCCAAATTAAATCTATCGTCACGTCCATCGCCATGGAGCAGCTGTTTATCTCCACCAATGAAATGGTCTGGGAAGTGATGGATGAAGTCTGGGGAACGTCAATTGAGGTAACCGCAGCGGCGGCATCTATGTTATTGATGTATAAAGCTCAGCATCCAGAAATTCAACTCAACTATGACACGCTGACACTGGCCGGGCTGGTGCATAACATCGGGGCATTGCCGGTACTGACCGAAGCCGAATCTCACCCAGAACTGTTTTGCAGTATTGAGCAGTTACGTGCCTTGGTGCGTAAGTTACAAGGGCCAATTGGCCGGGCCGTACTGAACAGTTGGGCGTTTACCCCAGAAGTGACGGAAGTGGTGGAGCGCTGGGCCGATCTGCATTACCTGCCGGAAGCGGTGACTTATTTGGATTTTATCCGGGCAGCCGCCTTTTATGTCGGAGAGTTACGCGCTGGGCCTGAGTTGCAGCAGCGCCTAGATGTGTTTATCAACAAAGGCTTGCCTGTGACCCCAGAAGACCTTGCAAGTGATGAATTTTTAGAACATTTTCATTCAATAAAAGCCAGTTACGATTAG
- a CDS encoding GGDEF domain-containing protein, whose protein sequence is MIFGLIGLLTISVLAGAIIWIRYRRLKSFVAKLAEDLRFQVEHRQPLEISTVPERAVPLYLVIKSLLRQLPSNIGIDPLTGLPNRQWFKRAITPLMPVTRGTLVMLDIDRFRLVNDLFGFSAGDKILQGYAARLRQSMPQPRFVVRMDGDEFLLFYEQPLNTAALETLQQELQRPYQMDKTPIGLKVRVGYLQLDSHHADTSLMLKRVDLALKKRVTVVMALPLMRLEMTACICGKCRLFTVCLKLYKAISYIWFTNLKRVCTQANVPR, encoded by the coding sequence ATGATCTTTGGGTTGATAGGATTGTTGACCATCAGTGTGTTGGCAGGAGCCATAATATGGATACGTTATCGGCGACTTAAGTCCTTTGTGGCGAAGTTAGCTGAAGACCTGCGTTTTCAGGTCGAACATCGACAACCGCTGGAAATCTCCACTGTGCCCGAACGGGCTGTGCCACTGTATCTGGTTATTAAATCCCTGTTACGACAGTTGCCCTCTAATATCGGCATAGATCCTCTGACCGGATTACCCAACCGTCAATGGTTCAAACGCGCCATTACCCCGTTAATGCCGGTCACTCGCGGTACCCTGGTGATGTTGGATATTGACCGTTTTCGCCTGGTCAATGATCTGTTTGGTTTCAGTGCTGGCGACAAGATCTTACAGGGATATGCCGCCCGCTTACGCCAGAGCATGCCGCAACCACGCTTTGTAGTACGTATGGACGGTGATGAGTTTTTGCTGTTTTACGAGCAGCCGCTAAATACTGCTGCGCTGGAGACGTTGCAGCAGGAGTTGCAGCGGCCTTATCAGATGGATAAAACTCCCATTGGTCTCAAGGTCAGGGTTGGCTATCTGCAACTGGACTCACATCATGCCGATACCAGTCTGATGCTGAAACGCGTTGATTTAGCACTTAAAAAGCGCGTAACAGTCGTAATGGCATTGCCGCTTATGAGGCTGGAGATGACAGCCTGCATCTGCGGGAAATGCAGATTATTCACAGTTTGCCTAAAGCTTTACAAAGCAATCAGTTATATCTGGTTTACCAACCTAAAGAGAGTTTGCACTCAGGCAAATGTACCCAGGTAG
- a CDS encoding YfhL family 4Fe-4S dicluster ferredoxin, with translation MALLIDDTCINCDMCEPECPNQAISMGEEIYFIDPERCTECVGHYDKPTCVSVCPIDCIDVDPQRVESPDELLLKYARLTGKLDD, from the coding sequence ATGGCGCTGCTGATAGACGATACCTGTATCAACTGTGATATGTGCGAACCTGAATGCCCAAATCAGGCCATCAGCATGGGAGAAGAGATCTATTTTATTGATCCCGAGCGTTGCACTGAGTGTGTCGGTCACTATGACAAGCCAACCTGTGTTTCGGTATGCCCGATCGATTGCATTGATGTTGACCCACAGCGGGTCGAAAGCCCTGACGAGCTGCTACTGAAATATGCTAGATTGACAGGGAAACTTGACGATTAA
- the ettA gene encoding energy-dependent translational throttle protein EttA yields the protein MAQFVYSMLRVGKVVPPKKQILKDISLSFFPGAKIGVLGLNGSGKSSLLRIMAGVDKEFDGEARPMPGLKIGYLPQEPQLDPQKTVRETIEEAVSDAKNALTRLDEVYAAYAEPDADFDALAKEQGELEAIIQAQDAHNLDNILERAADALRLPAWDAKIEVLSGGERRRVAICRLLLEKPEMLLLDEPTNHLDAESVAWLEQFLHEYPGTVVAITHDRYFLDNAAGWILELDRGEGIPWQGNYSSWLEQKDQRLQQEAASESARQKTIAKELEWVRQGAKGRQSKGKARLSRFEELNSQEFQRRNETNELFIPPGPRLGDKVIEVRHLTKSFGDRVLIDDLSFTVPKGAIVGIIGPNGAGKSTLFKMLTGAETPDKGEVEVGDTVQIASVEQFRDSMNDKNTIWQEISGGQDIMRINGLEIPSRAYVGRFNFRGGDQQKVIGTLSGGERNRVHLAKLLQSGGNVLLLDEPTNDLDVETLRALEEALLAFPGCAMVISHDRWFLDRICTHILDYRDEGKVNFYEGNYSEYSSWLKDNFGADVIAPHRLKYKRMTK from the coding sequence ATGGCTCAGTTTGTATATAGCATGCTCAGGGTTGGCAAAGTGGTGCCGCCCAAGAAGCAAATTCTCAAAGACATCTCTTTGAGCTTCTTCCCCGGTGCCAAAATCGGTGTTCTGGGTCTGAACGGTTCTGGTAAATCCTCGCTGCTGCGTATTATGGCTGGCGTGGATAAGGAATTCGATGGTGAAGCCAGGCCAATGCCGGGGCTGAAAATCGGTTATCTGCCACAAGAGCCACAACTTGATCCTCAAAAAACCGTGCGCGAGACCATTGAAGAAGCGGTAAGCGATGCCAAAAATGCGCTAACGCGTTTGGATGAAGTATACGCCGCCTATGCCGAACCAGATGCCGATTTTGATGCGCTGGCCAAAGAACAGGGTGAGCTGGAAGCCATCATTCAAGCTCAGGATGCTCATAATCTGGACAACATTCTGGAACGTGCCGCCGATGCGCTACGTTTGCCCGCATGGGATGCCAAAATTGAAGTGCTCTCCGGGGGCGAACGTCGCCGCGTAGCTATCTGTCGGCTGCTGCTGGAAAAACCCGAAATGTTGCTGCTGGACGAACCCACCAACCATTTGGATGCGGAATCCGTTGCCTGGCTGGAGCAGTTCCTGCACGAGTATCCCGGCACTGTGGTTGCCATCACCCATGACCGCTATTTCCTCGACAACGCCGCTGGCTGGATCTTGGAACTTGACCGCGGTGAAGGCATCCCATGGCAAGGCAACTATTCCTCTTGGTTGGAGCAGAAAGATCAGCGTCTGCAACAGGAAGCCGCTAGCGAAAGCGCGCGCCAGAAAACCATCGCCAAAGAACTGGAATGGGTGCGTCAGGGAGCCAAAGGCCGCCAATCAAAAGGTAAGGCTCGACTGTCTCGCTTTGAAGAGCTGAACAGTCAGGAATTCCAGCGCCGTAATGAAACCAACGAACTGTTTATTCCACCTGGCCCACGTTTGGGTGACAAAGTGATTGAAGTGCGTCACCTCACCAAGAGCTTTGGCGATCGGGTGCTGATTGACGATCTGTCGTTTACCGTGCCTAAAGGCGCCATCGTGGGCATTATCGGCCCTAACGGTGCTGGTAAATCGACCTTATTTAAGATGCTCACCGGCGCCGAAACACCCGATAAGGGTGAAGTAGAAGTTGGTGATACTGTACAGATTGCCTCGGTTGAACAGTTCCGTGACTCGATGAACGACAAAAACACCATCTGGCAGGAGATCTCCGGCGGTCAAGACATCATGCGCATCAATGGCTTGGAAATCCCTAGCCGGGCTTATGTTGGCCGTTTCAACTTCCGTGGTGGCGATCAGCAAAAGGTGATTGGGACTTTGTCTGGCGGTGAACGTAACCGCGTGCATCTGGCAAAATTGCTGCAATCGGGTGGGAACGTCTTGCTGCTCGACGAACCGACTAACGATCTGGACGTCGAAACCTTGCGCGCCCTAGAAGAAGCATTATTGGCATTCCCAGGTTGCGCCATGGTGATCTCCCATGACCGCTGGTTCCTTGACCGTATCTGTACCCATATTCTGGATTACCGTGACGAAGGGAAAGTGAACTTCTACGAAGGCAACTACAGCGAATATTCCAGCTGGCTAAAAGACAATTTCGGTGCCGATGTAATTGCGCCGCACCGGCTGAAGTACAAACGGATGACGAAATAG
- a CDS encoding EAL domain-containing protein, translated as MHSGKCTQVEALLRWEHPQLGVVSPAEFIPLAECAGMISLVSHWVVEKVLQQQQQWRAHGVDVRVAINLAGSDFEQDVVACICDKLKQYQLPAEVLALEITEGVLIANLSGTRDKLQQLRQMGIEVAIDDFGTGHSSLAYLKDLPVDEIKIDKAFVDDLLLDLRAQRIVCTTIEMAHHLGYRVTVEGVEDTRQRELLRRMGADLLQGQLFANPMRGAELAYHGKSLQLNSLPQIQPAS; from the coding sequence TTGCACTCAGGCAAATGTACCCAGGTAGAAGCACTGCTGCGCTGGGAACATCCTCAGTTGGGTGTCGTGTCACCGGCGGAATTTATTCCTCTGGCGGAATGCGCGGGCATGATTTCTTTAGTCAGCCACTGGGTGGTGGAAAAAGTATTGCAGCAACAGCAGCAGTGGCGGGCGCATGGCGTTGATGTGCGCGTGGCAATAAACCTTGCAGGCAGTGATTTTGAACAGGATGTTGTGGCCTGTATTTGCGATAAACTGAAACAATATCAGTTGCCTGCTGAAGTGCTAGCGTTAGAAATAACCGAGGGTGTGTTGATCGCTAATCTCAGTGGTACCCGTGATAAGTTACAACAGTTGCGGCAGATGGGCATTGAGGTTGCCATTGACGACTTTGGAACCGGGCACTCGTCGCTCGCCTATCTGAAAGACTTGCCAGTGGACGAGATCAAGATAGATAAGGCCTTTGTTGACGACTTACTGTTGGATCTCCGGGCGCAACGTATCGTGTGTACCACCATTGAAATGGCTCATCATCTTGGCTATCGGGTGACGGTAGAAGGTGTTGAAGATACCCGTCAGCGCGAGCTGTTACGGCGTATGGGGGCAGATCTGCTACAAGGGCAGTTGTTTGCTAACCCGATGCGTGGTGCTGAGCTGGCGTATCACGGAAAAAGCTTACAACTTAACAGCTTGCCGCAGATACAGCCGGCAAGCTGA
- the yegQ gene encoding tRNA 5-hydroxyuridine modification protein YegQ produces the protein MFKPELLSPAGTLKNMRYAFAYGADAVYAGQPRYSLRVRNNDFSMENLATGINEAHQLGKKLYVVSNIAPHNAKLKTYLKDMEPVIAMGPDALIMSDPGLIMMVREAFPEQVVHLSVQANAINWASVKFWESQGIKRVILSRELSLDEIEEIRQHCPDIELEVFVHGALCMAYSGRCLLSGYINKRDPNQGTCTNACRWKYDVHEAKQNDAGDIIAINPVNDDAVQIATPTLGDGPATDKIFLLQEGNRPGEYMPAFEDEHGTYIMNSKDLRAIQHVERLARMGVDSLKIEGRTKSFYYVARTAQLYRQAINDAAAGNAFDRSLMKQLEGLAHRGYTEGFLRRHVHDEYQNYDYGYSVSDSQQFVGELTGERNANGLAEIAVKNKFSVGDSVELMTPQGNISLTIDSLHNRKDEAVDCAPGNGHTVYLPVPQEVALEHGILLRNLPTGQDTRNPHKGE, from the coding sequence ATGTTCAAACCAGAGCTGTTGTCCCCTGCTGGGACCTTGAAAAATATGCGTTATGCCTTTGCTTACGGTGCCGATGCCGTATATGCGGGCCAGCCACGCTACAGCTTGAGAGTACGTAATAACGATTTCAGCATGGAAAATCTGGCGACCGGCATCAATGAAGCACATCAGCTCGGCAAAAAGCTCTATGTGGTCAGCAATATCGCGCCACATAACGCCAAACTGAAAACCTATCTGAAGGACATGGAGCCGGTCATTGCCATGGGGCCAGACGCGTTGATTATGTCTGATCCTGGCCTGATCATGATGGTGCGTGAAGCCTTTCCAGAACAAGTAGTGCATCTGTCAGTGCAAGCAAACGCCATCAACTGGGCCTCAGTAAAATTCTGGGAAAGTCAGGGGATTAAGCGAGTCATTCTGTCACGTGAACTGTCACTGGACGAAATTGAAGAAATTCGCCAGCACTGCCCTGATATTGAACTGGAAGTATTCGTGCATGGGGCGCTGTGTATGGCCTACTCTGGCCGTTGCCTGTTATCCGGTTATATCAACAAACGCGACCCGAATCAGGGCACCTGCACCAATGCTTGCCGCTGGAAGTATGATGTGCATGAAGCCAAACAAAACGATGCAGGCGACATCATTGCCATCAATCCGGTCAATGACGATGCGGTACAAATTGCCACACCGACACTAGGTGACGGCCCAGCAACCGATAAAATCTTCCTGTTACAGGAAGGTAATCGCCCAGGCGAATATATGCCAGCGTTTGAAGACGAACATGGCACCTATATCATGAATTCCAAGGATTTACGCGCAATTCAGCATGTAGAGCGACTGGCTCGTATGGGCGTAGATTCACTGAAAATCGAAGGCCGCACTAAGTCATTTTATTACGTGGCTCGCACCGCACAGTTGTATCGCCAAGCCATCAACGATGCCGCTGCTGGCAACGCCTTTGACCGCAGCCTGATGAAACAACTGGAAGGTTTAGCACACCGCGGTTACACCGAAGGTTTTCTGCGGCGCCATGTACATGATGAGTACCAGAATTACGACTATGGTTACTCCGTCAGTGACAGCCAGCAGTTTGTTGGCGAATTGACCGGGGAGCGTAACGCTAACGGATTGGCCGAAATTGCAGTGAAAAACAAGTTCAGTGTTGGCGATAGCGTTGAGTTGATGACGCCGCAAGGTAACATCAGCCTGACCATCGACTCACTGCATAACCGCAAGGACGAAGCCGTTGATTGTGCCCCGGGCAATGGCCATACTGTTTACTTACCGGTACCGCAGGAAGTGGCACTTGAACACGGTATTTTGCTGCGCAATCTGCCCACAGGTCAGGACACCCGCAATCCGCATAAAGGCGAATAA